The following is a genomic window from Leptospira kirschneri serovar Cynopteri str. 3522 CT.
GAGCGCGGTTTCTCGAAGCGAGAGCGGAGAGAAATTCGCCCAAAGCATCTGCGTTAGGTGAAGCGATGCAAACTGCAGTAGCCGCGATGAAGATGAGTAACTTAAACTTTGGATTGAGCTATAATCAAGATGCAGGACTAGGAATGAACGTAAATACAAACTTTACGAGCGGATTAGGACTTGGACTTGATTACAACTTTAAGAGCGGAGATTACACAGCGAACGCAAGCTACGACAAAAACCATATCGGTGGACAAAGCTGGGCGAATGCAAGTTTTAATATATCGGCAAGTAAGACCGGCCAATCGAACCTAACGCTTTCCTACAACGACGACGGCGGAGAGAGCAAGATTCCGCAAAGACTGAGAGGGCAAGGAGCTACATTAGATTTTGGTAATGATGGCTTGGTTTCCTTGAGCATCCAAGGACTGAAAGGAGCGACAGTAGCCAATATCAGCTACAATACAAACTCACATGGTTTTGAAGATCTGAAGCTCAACGGAAATTTTCAAAACGAATTCAACCAAGGACTGATCGCAGAACATTCTCACGAGAATTTAAAAAAACAACAGATGGAATTGTTGAAACCGATGGTCGGGACGGGGATCAAGATGGGCTTGTATTCCCAAGCTGAGATCGACCAAACGTTACCAAGAGACGGGAAAGGTGGAATCGACATGGAGAAATCGGATCCGAGTAAGCTTCTTGCGAAGTGGGATCATTACAAAAACAGCATGTCCGGGAGTGAGGATAGCATCAAGATCTGGAAAGAACAAGTGACGAGAGCGGGAGAAGAAGCGGGAG
Proteins encoded in this region:
- a CDS encoding TIGR04388 family protein; translation: MRTITHINEKPCTCGAQFLEITNGDKFFRTTNKTLIYNCESDRSGNPAMQHDFKHCYFGIYEEFEMLRCRLKRRARFLEARAERNSPKASALGEAMQTAVAAMKMSNLNFGLSYNQDAGLGMNVNTNFTSGLGLGLDYNFKSGDYTANASYDKNHIGGQSWANASFNISASKTGQSNLTLSYNDDGGESKIPQRLRGQGATLDFGNDGLVSLSIQGLKGATVANISYNTNSHGFEDLKLNGNFQNEFNQGLIAEHSHENLKKQQMELLKPMVGTGIKMGLYSQAEIDQTLPRDGKGGIDMEKSDPSKLLAKWDHYKNSMSGSEDSIKIWKEQVTRAGEEAGVKIRFNEGKSAASTFGKFVSGLVGDIAQSFGFANDGSKMVDKQRVFHLDTCFAPGSKITRLKNKNIRIYGNVNSTEMNSNEFSSNDYEFTNIEDVKIGDVVRSWNENTNTFENKRVTETFVHEVPQLFFLELDGEEEIHTTWNHPFRRQKTDEFANANSRQRTEDRNGGDI